ATTTGACATAGTCAACGTCaatttttttgaatgtttcaaacgAGAATATACACATGATACCTTTAAGTATGCCACTTCAAGTTCATATAGTCTAATTTCCAAGGGAGTCTCTCCGTTTTCAACAGGACAGGTAGTCAATTGGAATAATGTGAAAAGCCCCATTACTCATTCTCAGGGCTTTAGCTCTCACTTTATCCAGTTTTAATCACTTTCGCAGCTGCTAATCCATAAACCGAACATCCATAATTAATAACTGATCTTATCATTGCTCTATACTGTATGTTATCACCACTGACTCTCTGTTAGCCTCTCAGTCAGATCCTGCCACACACcaaagaactttttttttttttttcactaattAAACATTCACTATGTATATTTTCCCATGTCAGGCTGTCAAATAACTTTAAATTccaaatatgatttatttaattgtCTATGGATATTATGTAGACCCTGTCGTTGGCCCACTCAATCACCTTATCCAGAGCTCTTTGAAGTAGCGTGTAAACATAGAAGAGGTTCCCTACTCACTTCCAGCTGGCCCTATTGTCCGCAAATAATGAGTGAACAACCCTAATTACTCTATTGacaaaagtgttttaaaaaggaCAGGGCTAATAACACACCCATTCTTCTTCAGTATGTCATGCCCTTTTTCAGTGTCTAGAAAGACTGCCACCACTGCCTCTTTATTTGCCACAGCTTTCTTGATAGAGACATCTAGATTTTGAACAGTGGAGATATGTTTCCCCCTCATGCATGACCTCATTCATTACACACTTACGGGCAGAGTCAAatttgtttatgtatgtttttatttattaatgtatctgacttttttaaaaacaacagtggCAGACCTGTTCATGTCAAGGACCCTACAGACAAAATGTGATTGTCTTGTTTAGGCTATACTGTACATTCTCCCATTGTGATAAGTAGGTTCATGCAGCTAAAGTGGACCAACCTGGGCCCATGGCAAAACACTAATAGTGGAATTGTTGCTAGAGATATTCAACAGACTGTAATGCACCTACAGTTGAAGGAACAGGTGGGTTAATAGGACCCACAGCTCATTTTTGCCCTCAGCAGTTTAATCTGAATCTCCAGATCTTCCCTGCAAAAATTTCCACAAAAATCTCAACAGACAGTTCCCTAGCAAACCAGAATAAGTATCAGTGAAAGCACCCCATATTTAGATGGTCCGGACAATATTTTTCTGCCATAAGCTTGTCTTTTTGTGTACATTAAGTAAAACcatgcacatttgtttttcaccCATCAATACAAGCTTATACCCATACAAAGCccccaaaataaatgaaaatctgGGAAGAAccttttttccaaaatcacaGAGGAATGCAGAATCTTCCATAGTATTGCAGTTTGTAGGCTCAATGAGATCTCTGCACTTTCCAGCAGTACACATCAGGGGGCGCTGTCTACAACAAATACAACCAACATTCAAACATAATACCATTCATCTGCTGCTCTTCCTTGTCAGGGTGGTGGCAGGTATGGCACGTAACATCACCTTTGCCAAAGAAGTGGCAGCAAtcttttaaatcaacatttgtaACTCGGATGTCTTTTGGCTTTTGAGTTGGATAACGCAATATGTACAGAAGGTAACATAAATCAAAGAACAAAATAATACTTCATATTTGCCAAAACAAgcaaaagagttttttttttaatattcccCCGATGGCACATTGTTCCCCATATCTGGACTGTAACACAACCCAACAACAATACTCAAAACACttataaacaaagaaataaaaaacaggtgTACACAGATAAACAATACACTCTCGGTTTTGCCTCAATATTAAGAGTCTGTAACAGCACATGTCCAATTCCTCTTGGAAAAGCAGCCTCCAGTGTAGGATGTCGGAAAAGAACAGCAGGCTCCATAGTCTCTAGTGTAAGAGTCCAGATGTGTTCACAACATTCGGCATATCAAGCAATCCAGTAACACGTGaatccataaaaaaaaactgtaaaattaaaatgtatgtaacaAACTTTTGGCAGTGTTTACCAGTTTTCAttcactgtgtatgtgtgtgcgtacatgACAGTACACAACATATCTGCATCCCACTTTATTTAGTGTCTTTGTGCACGTCTGACATCAGCGTTTCAGCTTTCATCCTCGCAGCATAGGAGCAATGTATAGAGATCTACTATATGTGTGAAGGTGTGGAACGGATGTGAGGTTGGTGAGGAAAGGGGAATAAAATGGAGCTAGAAAATGGATATATTGCATGTGTTGCTATGCTAATTTACTGTAcaattaacaaaaatatttttttaaaaggaaatcaTTTGCACGTTTGTACAAAGTTACAGACTGCCAAACCACTACATGTTAAGGATACTAGTCATGTTTTGGCAGTAAGAAGTCTTTATCTAATCCAAACTGTCTCAGCACTTAAGTCAAAGGAACGAGGGCAGTCAGACAATATGGAGGTATGCATGTTGCAGGTGTGGCTAGAGAGGAACAAGCCCATGGTTTGGATCAGATCCCAAACTGTGTTGTGTAAGGGAACAGACGCAGTTACTGATACACTGAACACCACTAAAGTAAAAATCCACCCTCTAAGAGATGTGTTGCAATCGACTTTTCTGATGAACCAGCATTCTCACAGATCTGTCTACTTCTCCTGTATTTCTTGATTTCCTACTGTACATGTTCCTGAGTGCTTTCGACAACCCCACAAAAGGGATGTCAACTGCATTCACCTGTTAGAGCAACAGATACTGTATTGCGAAAGATGAGCGAGAAGTGTTGTCTGTGATTAAACGCTGTAATAGCTGCACTGGAAATATTGCGACAATGTCTTTGCTTGTGCCAGTAATGCGGGGGAATGCACCACCGACGTCACCAAACATCTGGCAGAGATCCGGGAGTTGTCCAGCTTTGGAGCAGATTTTTCCTTTAAGACTTTGTTCTATTGCACCATGTTCCCCAACAATAAAGAAGATGCAGCACTGTAGTCAAGGTGCAGATTTTTGATAACAACCACAAACTGGTTTTCCGGGTTGTGACCCAACCTCGCCAGTGTATCTGCATTCGAACCCCTTCCAAGACCAAAGCTGGCAGTTCCACatgttgttttccagctgcCTGTTAAACTATATGGGCCTTGTGGATTATGGTGGCATGGGGACTGACCACATTGGTGAGGGGTTTGGGCCTGAGTGTGCCATTAGTCTGCTGATAGCGCCGTGCACTGTGAGCCTCGGACCGCTGCGAGCTGTTGGTCTCGCTGTCTTGGTCATCAGGATGCTCCTGACTGGCTGGACCGCCCAAACCTTCATCCACTTCATCCTCATCATCTGTTACTGGTGGATAGTTGCAGCTCATAGGAGGGGGCTGGTGATTCTTGGCGACACTTCCGGGCCGTGAACCCCCGTCTGTTGGGATGAGGGCACTGCCATTTCGCTGTCTTACGATCTCAGTTGCCTGTATCAGTGGGAAGGGTGACGGCGTGAGAGGAGGGTGGAAACGAGTTTCCTGCTGCAAAGACACAGTGCAGACACACTTCTTAATTGCGTCACCATGAGTTAAGTATGCAAAGCTGGGTGAGATGCATTCCACTATTTGGTGAATTCAGGCTTTGACTTGCCCAGAAGAACACTAAGACACACTTACCAAAGACATAGTGCTGTTTCTCACATATGTCTCCACTCTGAGTCGGTTCTCCTCGTCTCTATCCAGAAGCCGGTCTCTCCCCCTCCGCGAGTTATTGTGCAGGACTGGTCTTCCCAGAGAGTCAAACGCTACTCCTCCCCCCCGCCCACCTGAGATAGTAGATCGGCTGTCACGGTAGTGCGCCTGCTCCTGTCAGCGCAGGAAGAGACTCAGGTCAGTATTCACACAAACAACGATCAGGTAAATGGATTGTAATGCCTTTCACACCCCTTAATTTAAATCGAAGTGACTTCAGTGATAGGGCAGTGTTAAAGCAGGACATGTCATACTGAGATTACTTCATTTTGGTCTAATGCAAATTAAAGAATTAAAGCAATAGTTGAACATTTTGAGAGATATTCCCTAATCACTTTCCTACTAAAAGTTGGAatcagggggaaacagctagtctgtCCAAAGGTTACACATCTGCCTAACAGCAGTTATATCACTTACATCTGGTTTgtttaatcaataaataaaattgaattgTCAAAACAACATGTTGCAGTATTTGGGGCCTGCCTATTTCTTGACTGAGCACAATAACTCTCAAcgagtgtatttcccaaaatccTGAACTATTGCTAATAACATTTTCTGAAACTGACAATTAACATCTTGCTACTGATGGTGAAATCTTACATTTTTTCAgtaataaaagattttaaaaagtagtATGACAGCTGTTGCTGGCAGGCTGAATAGTGGTAGCAACTCTGTGTGGCcctttataaaacattacagTCTTGACTTtaccataaataaaacagagttaTATAACACTTTTATGGCTCTGACATTTCAGAACAAGTTCCTAATAATTTCCAACAGGCTTTTTTAGAAATAACGATGTGGTTTGGAAATTATCATCGCTGTGAGCAATAAAAACAGTTCCAATTAATTTATTCTAGTTCATTGGTAGCATTCCCTAAGAAATGTTTGAGTCAGTGTTGGGGGCAGGAAATatgcaaaaatgtgaacttTGTCTACAAAGAaagataataaatgaaaaaggaTTCTTTACTTGGGTTAAAATGGAAGTTATCATTTCCTATAATTAATACCAAATTACATAGTTCTCTCCAGGAAATTATTAAGAAACCATGGAGCATTgtttaagattttttaaaatctccttTCTGAGTCTTATATTTGTAGCTTCGCTCCAGGAAGAGTAATGCTAAAATACAAAAGCCACTGAAAATTGTAAGTTTTTAGCAGAGCAGCTAAATGTATGAAATGTCCAGTAATTGTGAACTGGAATGCATGATTCAGGATGAGTATTACAGGACACTGTAGAGTAAATTGCAGAGAAGGTTTGACATTTAGAGAAATACGCTTCTTCATTTTACTCTTGAAGATTATACCACATTCACCACTGTACGCTGAATATGAAACTACAACCAGCAGTCGGTTACAGGTAAGAATAAAGATGTGAAAGAGGAAACAGCTAGGTAGTTAAAGAAAGCGACTAAACATTTCTTGGTTGGACGCAGTGACATCTTGGTGTCTCGTCATTTCTATGAGACCTCATGTAAACCACAAttttgcttagcttagctaacTGGCAGCTGGCGTATTTAACCGACAGACCACCAGAGTGCAATAAATCACCTCATATAGTTCtcaacaagaaagaaaataaagtgcctttccaaaaatgtcaaactattcctttaagaacCATTGAGGATCGAGCAGAATAGAGATGCTTTAAGAAATTAAAACGCCATAGAAACAAAAGTCCCAGGTGAAAAAAAGCATAGAAGTAGCTCAAGGGTCTTatatgtgattattattatcaatatcTGAGATGCACTACATTCAGATTTGAAATGTCGAAGCTCAGAACTTAGCCATCTGGCATCTGGACAGTAAAGCCTCAGTCCCCGGCCCCGGCCCTGCATgcagagatagatagatacgTAGACTGACCCCGAGGGAAGACAGGCTGGTCCTTATGGTTCCCTCCACCCTCAGAGGGATGCTCTCCTCCGTCTGCAATGAGAAGAAACAGAGGGCTGGATTAGATGTGGGACTGAGAATTAGCACAAACTCAAACTTTGCCAAAACCTTAAAGTAAGTCTGTATGTCTAACATCATTTTAGAACTTCCAAACCCCCTCACTTGTTTCCGTGGGAAGACAAATAAAGTAGGTCAAGCAATGACTGATGACAGACAACTTTGGCATTTGACTGCCACTGCTACACTCGTGGTTATAGAGCACAGTATTAGGTATTCATTATAGTAACATTTCTGAATAACAGGCCTTGAAAAAAGGGGAAACATAGGGGACCAGCAGTCTACTGATTTTGATCAACGGTGTCAGAAAGTCTGACAGCCCGAATCAGGTCATGCAGACGTAgcagaaaacattaaaagatgATGCTGCAGTAGGACAGTATATGCATTCAGTGTGAAAGGAATAGCTGAGCAATAGTACCGCTCCTCTGGGATCTGTACTGATAGAGTTCATCCTCCTGAAAGAAGCTTGCCTGGAGAGAGTGCTTATTTCCTCCCTGAGAaacaagaggcagagagaaaaaagatatttaaatgatgaaaacattgaCAGACTTCCACTGGGaattatgtgtattttttgagcattttaaGTTTGAATGTAGTTCACACTGcacatttctcatttttcatCTAGTTTTCATAAATATCTATCTTAGTGTCCTCGTCTCAGCTGCTATTTTGCACACTCCGCAGTCATTTATTAACTGAATTTCACACTTTGCGCTACTCCAATTCAACTGAACACGCTCTACTGTTGTAACTGTCGGTTTTAACATGCTTAATAGCCTGAATTTGTTCCGTTCTTAGTTATTCTTATTGGCGCGGTCTTCCCTGAGGAGATCATTACACTTTCATCTCATCTTATCTCATCTTAATTAAACATGATGCTATCTCGACATACTTCCTCTCAGTCAGCTCCCTCTGCAGTTTCTTGTTCTTCCGTTTGTGGTGGCAGGTGACggtgatgatgacgatgagCATCAAGATCAGCAGCCCGCCGGCCACAGCACCCACGATGATCATCAACATGTTTTCCATTATTGGGCTTCTTTCCTCAGGTTCTGTGAAGGAGGGAGTTCGTAGGGAAGCAGGATTAGATGTGTCTATACATTTAGCATCACAGTATATGTTATTATGACAAGTCTTAGTGATGTTGACAGTGCTGTCGTCTACCTGTCACTTTAATCTCCACCTCCGCCTTTCCTTCTCCCACGTCATTCTTCGCCACGCACTGGTAGATGCCTTCGTCTGACAAGCTTAGGGGTCGTCCAAAAACTAGTGTTCCATTAGGGTGGGGGATCACACCTTCTGGCAACTCTCCACCCATTCTGTAAACAGTACATACAGTGCATTAGATTAACACTTGGATTTCTTATTTTGTGATCAGGTTACATGGTAATCTTCTCATTTCTCGTTTGTGTAAATGTTGTCAACATCATCCAATTTTTGGACTATATTTCAAAGAGTATCTCAAACTGCTTGGGACTGTACGAATGTATGTTGGTTTGTGATGGGTTAGGGTGAACATTATAGTTCAGTTTAATTCAAAAGGCTTTACTGGCATGATATTTTATGTGTCGGCAAAGAAAATCTCAATCATGAAAAAATAAggaaggaaatgagaaaaaaagggtGAATAATAGTTACTGGAATAAAATCAACAGTCATAATGAAatagatacatttaaaaaaataacacacacatatatacttAAACAAagtgtatatacacacatacaataaGTAAGAAGACCAGTATTTTGTTTctactgttttatttctcttatTTCTTGTTGTGGCAGGAAGTGacatgcaaaataaaagtgacatACGCAATATCAATATAATATCATTCCAATAAGTAATAAGTCGTAATGTTCTTTCTCTCTGGTTATAATCTGGTCAGGTGTAATCTTCTGAGCGATAGTGTGTCTGATCTGACGCTGACCGAGGTTTGTGATGTCAGAAGGTTTAATCCAATCCATTGCATGTTAATGGGATAATAATCACTCAGCTTTGATCACACAATAGAGCAAAATGATGCTCGCTGTCTCCCTCCGGCTTCTGTTACTGCTTTTCAAAAGCATACTTTAATCGATAATACTGCTCAACCTGTTTCCTCAGCGTGCCGCCTGTTACAAGAACAAGTCGTAGCAGATCTCACGGCTCACATCATATAGCGTTCTACTCACAGGAACACACTATGTTTTCAGTACAGATGTGTTAATGCTGTTGTGTGTAAATCTATAGTTGTTCTGGAGGCACACATTATTCACACTTCTTACTGTGGTAACAAGGTTCGCCTTTGGGGGGAAATAAAATCAATCTACAGTATATATCTATAATCTGTCTTTCCTGTTTACTGAATATTATTGACTTTACTTTGCTGAACACAGAGAATTCACTTTAGATGACACATTTCACTTGAATGCACTTCTGATTTCTGGTGAGATGCAGAATAAAGTGCAGAAGGTCGTGACAAATGACGTGCTATCTGGAGAGACTCAATCTCTAAATGCCCTCCCCCGCACTCTCGCATCAAGAGAAAATATATAACCCACTTCTCGTTTAAACTCCTCTCCCACGTTTAAAACTCGCGCACAGTCCCTGGAGAAGTTGACATTGCTGTAGGTGGTGTATTTCTTCACTCATTTTCCGCTTAATTTATCAAGCTTACTAGGAAACATCAAGCATCACCGTCTGCGtgttaacaaaacattttgaaaccTTCCCTTAACGTTTGGTGGTTTTGTTTGTTACACAACATTTATCAGTGTGAGAGACTGGCAAAAGCTGCCTTTATTTCTGTTacaatgtctgtttttaatatattctttttttttacagtttatccATTAATTGTTTGGAGCCACCTCACAGTTCCTGGCAGTATGACTCAGGGAAAATGTTTTCGATGAGCAACACTGTCCAGGGTGTTgcctcagtgttgttgttttgagcGTATACGATTTAATCCGACTTGACAGACTTGACCTTAAtgtctgcctgttgttgtgaaCATTATCAACCCATATTGACCCTGACATACAGggtgtatttattattataggCGCATAGtacacactgaaacaaaccCGAGTTTCTGTTCACAGAGGCCACGCTAGCCCTCATACATTGCAGTGTGCACAGTTGTGCTTATTTCAGCACTAACAGGAAAGAGGAACCGTCTGTTTTGCATACGCAATAGCAACACCTTCATGATAACATCTCACATAATCCACACATTCtgcttccttttcctcctctcgcTACCCCTCGCCTCACCCCAACACCTATGCCAACCTGCTCCCACTACTTCACCTCTCTCTTGAGAGGAGCTGCTCAtccctttccctttctttctcatccccctcttcctccctccttcgtGTGAAACTGTCTCATCTGTCTGCTCGCTGCACAAGCCGCAACATGACACTGTGACACCAGCTATTACTTCACCTGCCGCCTTTTATTGACAAAGCCAACAGGTTCGcccgctgctgcagctgccacgcatttgtgtgtgtgtgtgttcatgtgaaaCGCGTGCATGAGTGAGAAGAGGCTGATTGTAACTAGAGATTTTTAATGGTTGCTTGgctttgcgtgtgtgtgtgtgtgtgtgtgtgtgtgtgtgctcatgagGGTGTATGCTACATGCATGGCGTGTGTCTGATAAGCCTTACTCACAAAAACTCATTTCCCAAGGTGTGTTCCTGTGACTAACACCAACTAATATGTAGATCATCATCTggcaaaaacaactgaaacctGAAGAAACCTCACCAAACATTTTACTCACATTTCCTTATATTTTAAAAGTACCTTCACTCTATCTGTGTGTAAGGAATTTCTCCCTTGGGGCCTAACTGTCACTTCTCATAATTTCATGGGAGCCATTCCTCTTTCAGTCACTTTTCAcggctgacattttttttacttttcttctaGCCAAACATGTCGCCGCACCCCGACTCAAGCAGAAGAAGTCAGGCATTAAAGTCAAACCCCCACCTGGGATTAAAGCCGGGCAGCAATGTGCCgcattttaaaatgacacacGCAATTTTTTAATACGTTTccattcagcagcagcatcagagggTGACAATGTCAGGGCTTGTTTGGTTAGGACGTGTTAAAAAGGGTGGAGAGCCACCCCCACAATGCACTGTAAAAAGTTGTTTCAATTTCAACTGAGCATGTACTGTAAGTGACCAGGCTTTATACATTAAAGGTGCCCTTTggtgttttcttgtaaacaaacaagttatttttactttcacatttcctcactgaaaaacaatgtgtgtATCCTTGAGATCCAACAAgttcatttagtacattttcttcttcagtaAACTTTTTCACTGCCTGTTTTTTGAGTATGTTTACTTGCTAGCAGTCTTCCTCACCGCCATTTGTGGGCGCATTGCTATGTTTCTTGTGCACTACCGCCGCAAAACTGTTAATCAGTGGAATACCATTGACAGATTGTGAGGAAACCATGGGCAGGACTGTGACTAAACAACTCTCACACTCATTAAGATATTGCTCCGTAGCCCTACTAGTTGCcaaacactgtactgtactgtactagtAACTTTAACCTGACCTGGACTCAAAAATACAGTACTTTAGCAGCTGCTACTCAAATTTGCATGCTAGTCTTCTTCATGGTTTGCATGATTTAAATTTGAAACAGACCTGTGACTGATCTGAGATACAATGCAGTATTCAGTATTCATTGTGAAACTTTCTTGACAATTTCctagagcccaaagtgacacaTTCAAATAGCTTAATTTCTAAAGTCTAAAGACTCCTGAAGAAGCTTGAATGagtgaaatgattaatcgaGTATCAAAATAGTTCGCAATTACTTTCCTCTCTATCAGCTAATCAATAAATCCACTTTCCAGTTTTGTTCTGTTGAAAAAGCCACTTAAGTCACTGCACACAGAAGGTCAGCAGAGGAGAAAATCgtcaaaacaaacatgagaGCTGATATGACTGCCGTAACCTAAATGTAAGTTGTAACTTAGGCCCCTGAGGATGACCTGAATGCATCTCCCCTGAACACCCCATTTGCACTCTTGACTGGTGAAATCACAGCAAAATAATTGGTATGATTATTCCCAAAGTTACGAGAAAAGTGACCAGACACATCAGACAGTTAGTCACATGAGACCAGACAGCCTGAGACAGGAGGCGGGTCTTACTCTACCTGATCCAGGTGAAACTTTGTGGTTTGGGGTTTCCTCCACTCACACACCTCAGGGCAGCATTCTCCTTACCCACGGACCAGTCTTTGTCAAAGACAGACACCTCTGCATGTGGAGGgactgagaggaggaagaataCCAGCTTGAATAAAGAGGCAACAAATCAAATGTAGCTAATGCTGAATGTTTGGGCTTGTGTCCATGCTTTGGTTGCACGAGTGTTTTTTGGCTCCCATgcaaatgtcacatgtgaaatttgcctttttatatgtgaaaatgcaaatttcacTTGTGGACtgaacattttataaaaataaaacttgaaaataaaacaatgccACAAGTCAACTAGATATTTTCACAAGTGATTTACTTTGATCGCATAAGAATGAAATTTCTACTACATTTTCAGCTGTGAATTACATTTGTTAATATGTTACTGACATGTGGATTCAAATTcccacatgtggaaacaaaacatggcacatgCAGACCCATAaaatttgcttcttcacatgtgaattccacattttcacacatttccatATGCAATTGGCTATTTCTAAatgtgaacaaaacatttttcatgtgaaaataaaaaagcgTCACGTGTATTGGGCACTTTTACATATGAATGGGAAATTCCATGCAAGTAatctacattttcacatttgaattACATATGGTCAAATCTgatttttccaacattttttataatgttACCCTGCCTCTGTATAATTCTGATAAATACTCACAGTGCACCACCAGCTTGTATCTGATCCTGCGGGGGCTTGAAAAAGTCGGATGCCACACCAGACAGTCCAGCTTCTTGCCATTCATGCTCCTCAGGGGGTGCAGGGAGTAGTACGAGGAGACCGCCCCATTGTCAGAGGTGCGATTGGTGGCATGGCCATTCAGGTCGGTGTCCCAGGTGAGGTGGGGAGGCGGGCGGGCAACAGAGCGACAGGAAGCAGCCTGTCTGTAAGACTGACCCTCCACCAGAGTCACGGGGTCCAGGGAGGAGATGGGATTGGCTGGAGGGGGGATCAAAgtgtgataatgatgataagTAAATACACATAGCAGGTAGTGGTGTATGCACTTATAGACTTAAAGTGATCTTTAGGCCCCCGTTAACACATTTTCTCAATCAGTTCCTTACTTAAAGTGACTGATCCTACATGAGCACACAGTTTTCAGATTTCAAAGagaattatttgtatttttgctgttttcactAGTTTAGACATTTGGAGAAAGGTGATGTTGTGTATTTCAATGCACCAATCACTGTTTGGCAACATTTGAACAAGAATGTGATGATAGTTATTGGGTTGTTTGCATTTGTTGCCTGGCTACTATTAATTAAATTGCATCAAACACCATTCACTGAATGTAGTCTAGATGAAGCAGATTCATGAGCGGTCAATTGAGTGTATCAAATGCTTAACTTAGCCTGTGAAAAACTACCGACAGATAAGGTGTTAGGTAACTATTTAGTTAACATTATGTGTCACTACATCATTAGTCACATGGGAAAAATCCTTTTTTGCCTCTAAGTAAATGTGAATCAAGCACACTATGAAACATCCTGTGACTGTCATATCACTTCCTTTTGTGACCTGATACACTTTTGCTATTACTATCAGTTTACTATCAGTTTTCATTCATCTACTATTAGCACTCTTGTTGCTGCTTTAACAAATAACTAGCAGAGCCATGAGATAGGAAACTCACTCCACACGATGagtgacatttttctgtcaaaGTTGCCCGAAGGGAAGGTGCTGATGCGGCAGATGTATTTCCCCTCATCAGTAACATCTGTGCTCATGATGACCAGAGATGAGTCCAAGGTGGGGTCGTTGCTCTTAAAGCGCACACGTCGAGCCCACGACCCGAACGCTGCAGacgggaagagagggaggaaaagcagggagagaggcaaaggaagggagagagatgcagagggagagagttgAAGGACCGTGTTGGGGAGAATGTGACACAAAAAATTAAGTCCAGCGAGTTCATAACAGACCCCAGGGTTTCTTTTGTCACTCTCAGTTCCATACCAACGCCTGCACCCTTGAAGTTCCATTTACATTTTGAGTGTTTAGCTCACAGTCTTATGCAGCATGCCTCACACTCACAAGTGGTATAAGCTTCCTACATCACCACAAATTAAGCTAAAGAGAACCAAAaataaacagtacaaagacCAGAGTCTTGGCGCCCTTGAAATATTCCTGTGATATCGCAGTTAGAAATGTCAGCATCTCTCATAGTCCATGGTTCATTTAACACTTTC
This is a stretch of genomic DNA from Pagrus major chromosome 10, Pma_NU_1.0. It encodes these proteins:
- the nectin4a gene encoding nectin-4, translated to MTKQKLKSRFSEIQGDFLDLPTNVPIRSLAEEETVLPCRYQPTADNVVVQVTWYKEKADATKDQIITAHHANGQTAFGSWARRVRFKSNDPTLDSSLVIMSTDVTDEGKYICRISTFPSGNFDRKMSLIVWTNPISSLDPVTLVEGQSYRQAASCRSVARPPPHLTWDTDLNGHATNRTSDNGAVSSYYSLHPLRSMNGKKLDCLVWHPTFSSPRRIRYKLVVHFPPHAEVSVFDKDWSVGKENAALRCVSGGNPKPQSFTWIRMGGELPEGVIPHPNGTLVFGRPLSLSDEGIYQCVAKNDVGEGKAEVEIKERSPIMENMLMIIVGAVAGGLLILMLIVIITVTCHHKRKNKKLQRELTERKEEISTLSRQASFRRMNSISTDPRGATEESIPLRVEGTIRTSLSSLGEQAHYRDSRSTISGGRGGGVAFDSLGRPVLHNNSRRGRDRLLDRDEENRLRVETYVRNSTMSLQETRFHPPLTPSPFPLIQATEIVRQRNGSALIPTDGGSRPGSVAKNHQPPPMSCNYPPVTDDEDEVDEGLGGPASQEHPDDQDSETNSSQRSEAHSARRYQQTNGTLRPKPLTNVVSPHATIIHKAHIV